A segment of the Leptospiraceae bacterium genome:
TTCATAATCATTTGGTTAAATAAACTTTTTCCAATAAAATTTCCAGTCTCCATCTAAATTCAGAATTCCAACCTCGGAGAACAAACAAAGAATGATCTCAGTCCGACTACAAGGAAAATAAAAGTTTTCCTACAATTTTTCCGGTTAGTCACAATTAAATATCTATCTCTAATACAACTGGTGCGTGATCGGAAACTACAAGTGATTGGTCGATTTTGCAGGATATGATATTCTTAGTTAAGTTCTTAGTAATAAAAAAGTAATCGATACGCCAACCTTTATTGTTTTTGCGTGCGTTAAAACGGTATGTCCACCATGAGTATTCATGTAACTTATCTGGATTAGCCACTCGAAACGTATCGACCATTCCCGATTTTAAAAAATCCGTTACCCATTGTCTTTCTTCTGGGAGATAACCGCTGTTTTTCTCATTTCCTTTTGGATTGTGGATATCTATTGGTGTATGTGCAATGTTTACGTCGCCGCATATTATGAGTTTTTTATATTTTTTTTCCCATTCCACTTTTTTCTTTAGATAGTAATCCAGAAATTCCATTTTGATATTTTGCCTTTCTTCACCTGATGTACCGGATGGAAAATATGTATTTATGAATGCAAAATTTTTGAATTCAACTAATATACTTCTGCCTTCTGCATCGTATAGTTTATGTCCAAGTCCAATCACCTGAGATTTAGGTTTTTGTTTTGTGAAAACTGCAGTTCCACTGTAACCTTTTTTTTCTGCACTAAATACGAT
Coding sequences within it:
- the xth gene encoding exodeoxyribonuclease III; translation: MKLITLNCNGIRSAKNKGLFEYLKKENADILAFQEIKAESSQIDLEFFEENGYYPIVFSAEKKGYSGTAVFTKQKPKSQVIGLGHKLYDAEGRSILVEFKNFAFINTYFPSGTSGEERQNIKMEFLDYYLKKKVEWEKKYKKLIICGDVNIAHTPIDIHNPKGNEKNSGYLPEERQWVTDFLKSGMVDTFRVANPDKLHEYSWWTYRFNARKNNKGWRIDYFFITKNLTKNIISCKIDQSLVVSDHAPVVLEIDI